One Lasioglossum baleicum chromosome 6, iyLasBale1, whole genome shotgun sequence genomic window carries:
- the LOC143209933 gene encoding uncharacterized protein LOC143209933, translating to MQASVVGSFDPQLSYRGYVQQRCSAERSGLGESRVPEKGSCNVPTTVRARGTVDAEVAVNDERVPSADSFQLGDGVAIQTTPGVGGPRAVWKPARHADPAL from the coding sequence ATGCAGGCGTCGGTTGTGGGCAGCTTCGACCCACAACTTAGCTACAGGGGATACGTACAACAGAGATGTTCCGCCGAGCGCAGCGGGCTCGGGGAATCCAGAGTTCCGGAGAAGGGTAGCTGTAATGTTCCGACAACGGTCAGAGCGAGAGGGACAGTTGATGCCGAAGTAGCAGTGAACGATGAGCGAGTCCCATCTGCCGACTCCTTTCAACTCGGAGATGGAGTAGCCATCCAGACGACTCCTGGAGTGGGAGGCCCACGCGCAGTGTGGAAGCCCGCCCGTCATGCGGATCCAGCACTCTGA
- the LOC143209833 gene encoding uncharacterized protein LOC143209833 encodes MIPVPNCHVSTPERTNGPPEYGGVSLIRTKPRNDSWYEKKMETVQHDPASVPDFRIYEGKLQRRIPHQLDYNEPDSGNAWKICIPAIDREAVLRQFHDDPTAGHLGIAKTSVRIAQRYHWPGMFRDIARHVRSCVSCQQYESPLVPPPGRLRVMPTDMIGPSPQPRRGHTRLRGLKQEYNPENDARPESIEPDTPARRTRMTAPTPDPTVTSAPRGRGRPRKIIQSICSIYRVMDDFYDELRDLFGDLSDDDERPRTPTTPAHLVQGGDQAKDPAPPTATPAGTTKFRIPKLCGARGGTTNRGKPPPPTIMAATAKPEDPSGTEITTRKATRPRPVTTTRRALGDPDRERGDTPAPPPKKKKTVIRAVTWRPGPVWEGNRPRSESTSSSRSSSSTIPPTTIEEHRRMAGHGPSIGLPAGLPEPPNWWKEGDTEALRPPSKRRISRVQGKQPTTRGPYHHGEARPAIQATTPPSRRERAQLPREAPPPENTLRDSPRAQVTSPAILTLTRKTPSSPTHRNRTTRYMAAERAQESPRPAPTRPPAQPNNPPPPTRSEPASCERRAEEKQPEAHTAKGLRKNEGTAAAGIEPRPHWW; translated from the exons ATGATACCGGTGCCCAATTGTCATGTATCAACACCGGAGCGTACAAATGGGCCCCCGGAGTACGGCG GCGTCAGTCTCATCCGCACCAAACCGCGTAACGACTCCTGGTACGAGAAGAAGATGGAAACCGTGCAGCACGATCCCGCCTCAGTTCCCGATTTCCGGATTTACGAGGGAAAACTGCAACGACGAATACCGCATCAGCTCGATTACAACGAGCCAGATTCCGGAAACGcatggaaaatatgcataccggCGATCGACCGAGAGGCAGTGCTACGGCAATTTCACGACGACCCCACCGCGGGACATCTAGGAATCGCCAAAACGAGCGTCCGCATTGCCCAGAGGTACCACTGGCCAGGGATGTTCCGAGACATCGCACGACACGTACGCAGCTGCGTCAGCTGCCAACAATACGAGTCACCACTTGTACCGCCACCAGGGCGCCTCCGCGTCATGCCCACGGATATGATTGGGCCATCGCCGCAACCACGACGCGGACACACCCGATTACGGGGTCTCAAACAGGAGTACAACCCCGAAAACGACGCGCGCCCGGAGAGCATTGAACCGGACACCCCCGCGAGGCGGACCAGGATGACCGCACCCACTCCTGACCCGACGGTTACCTCGGCCCCACGCGGCCGAGGCCGCCCCCGAAAGATAATCCAGAGCATTTGTTCAATTTACAGAGTTATGGACGACTTCTACGACGAGTTAAGAGACCTATTCGGCGACCTATCGGACGACGACGAGAGGCCCCGGACGCCAACCACTCCCGCACACTTAGTGCAAGGGGGGGACCAGGCAAAGGACCCAGCACCACCTACAGCCACACCAGCCGGAACCACCAAGTTCCGGATCCCGAAGCTCTGTGGGGCCCGCGGAGGGACAACCAACAGGGGGAAGCCGCCACCACCGACCATCATGGCCGCAACGGCCAAGCCAGAAGATCCCTCAGGAACAGAAATCACCACGCGGAAAGCCACCCGCCCGCGACCAGTCACTACGACACGGCGAGCACTAGGCGACCCCGATAGGGAGAGGGGCGACACGCCCGCCCCaccgccgaagaaaaagaaaacagtgATCCGGGCCGTAACATGGCGACCAGGACCAGTATGGGAGGGCAACCGACCACGGTCTGAATCGACCTCCAGCTCCCGGTCCAGCTCATCCACGATCCCGCCCACGACCATCGAAGAGCACCGGAGAATGGCGGGACACGGGCCGTCCATCGGGCTCCCCGCAGGACTCCCCGAACCACCCAATTGGTGGAAAGAGGGGGACACGGAGGCCCTACGACCCCCGAGCAAAAGACGAATCTCGCGGGTGCAAGGGAAGCAGCCAACCACCCGAGGGCCGTACCACCACGGGGAAGCACGTCCGGCAATCCAGGCAACAACACCGCCATCCAGAAGAGAAAGGGCTCAGCTGCCACGAGAAGCCCCACCACCCGAGAACACGCTACGAGACTCCCCACGCGCACAGGTGACGAGCCCGGCAATCCTGACACTCACCAGGAAGACGCCCTCGTCACCGACACACCGGAACCGGACAACACGGTACATGGCCGCCGAAAGGGCGCAGGAGTCGCCAAGGCCGGCACCAACACGCCCGCCAGCGCAGCCAAACAACCCACCGCCACCCACCCGGTCCGAACCAGCCAGCTGCGAGAGACGCGCCGAAGAAAAGCAGCCGGAGGCACACACGGCCAAA GGTCTCAGGAAAAATGAGGGCACCGCCGCcgcgggaatcgaaccccggCCTCACTGGTGGTAG